From the genome of Athene noctua chromosome 37, bAthNoc1.hap1.1, whole genome shotgun sequence, one region includes:
- the LOC141972912 gene encoding integrin alpha-M-like — protein MGACPREASDIVFLVDGSGSIAPRDFERMKTFITQVMSRFESTDTHFALMQFSSNSTLHFDFATFARLSSVERVKEVQHITQSRKTTCTASAIRTVVRELFTLRKGAREGAHRILIVVTDGQKFGDRLNYEDVIPEAVHAGIIRYAIGVGSAFMDPTAEEELRTIASKPSEDHVFRVDNFDALQGIQNQLQEKIFAIEGTQSTHSSSFQLEMAQEGFSALLTPEGPILGAVGAYDWSGGVFVYDRNWETTFVNVSRDAGDMNDAYLGYAAESLSLSGSRALALGAPRYRHVGRLLLFRLRGPQDAWQLVADATGPQVGSYFGASVCALDLDGDGSADLVLVGAPMFYGAGSGGRVAVCTLRPKGGQLPCQQTLQGQPGHPLGRFGASLARLGDIDGDRWPEVVVGAPLEDEERGAIYIFRGKRGGITSQYSQRISGARFSSGPRYFGQAISSGRDLTGDRLPDVAVGAQGQVLLLRSQPLLRVRVTVAFQPQEIPAAAFDCQEEEVLKGEVARAHICFLSTKKTADNFGTQLSTTLRYQAALDPGRTVVRAVFAGSAAVRNGTLQLGVEKRCEVFAITFTACPQDTLTPLLLRLTYDATGNPIQVAGGLRPALSEDSEMVAVGTLPFEKDCGTDNICIDDLQMSFNFSGLETIVVGMTSVVDITVTLGNRGEDSYGTTVQLQHAEALSYRKAVVLQSSRRSLSLSCNSEPAEGAWRRTLCLINHPIFRPGTEVVFTVTLDVPHDAELGSALEVVANASSANGAPGGRAQRAEIPVKYDVFLVLTSAPDSTTYVNVSTRAGAPTSAPVTHHYEVKNLGQRGLPINVTFLVPMALGGTPLWDKVEVTPDQQEVARCRVVAEHPGVPHDPQRLRDRPLLDCPEAACRELQCRVRELEPRQALGFSLGGSLALGWLAPTRQPKVLVVSSAQLVYDTGRYWNTRGGTQLKVQTEVERLETPNPLPLILGGTVGGLVLLGLVALVLYKVGFFKRHYKELMESDGTPTAPLGDPQG, from the exons ATGGGGG cttgCCCCAGGGAGGCCTCTGACATCGTCTTCCTCGTGGATGGTTCAGGCAGCATTGCACCCCGTGACTTTGAGAGGATGAAGACCTTCATCACCCAGGTCATGAGCCGGTTTGAGAGCACTGACACCCAT TTTGCCCTCATGCAGTTCTCCAGTAACTCCACCCTTCATTTTGACTTTGCCACATTTGCCCGATTGTCCTCGGTGGAGAGGGTGAAGGAGGTCCAGCACATCACGCAGAGCAGAAAGACCACCTGCACGGCCAGTGCTATCCGGACTGTGGT GAGGGAACTGTTCACCCTGAGGAAAGGAGCCCGGGAAGGTGCCCACAGGATCCTCATTGTGGTGACGGATGGGCAGAAATTTGGGGACAGGCTGAATTATGAAGATGTCATCCCTGAAGCTGTGCACGCGGGGATCATCCGCTATGCCATTGGG GTGGGCAGCGCCTTTATGGATCCAACCGCTGAAGAAGAGCTCCGCACCATCGCCTCCAAACCCAGTGAGGACCACGTCTTCCGGGTGGACAACTTTGACGCCTTGCAGGGCATCCAGAACCAGCTGCAGGAGAAGATCTTTGCCATTGAGG GCACCCAGTCCACCCACAGCAGCTCCTTCCAGCTGGAGATGGCCCAGGAGGGCTTCAGCGCCCTGCTCACCCCG GAGGGGCCCATACTAGGAGCAGTGGGAGCCTACGACTGGTCCGGAGGGGTCTTTGTCTACGACAGAAATTGGGAGACCACCTTCGTCAACGTGTCCCGAGATGCCGGGGACATGAACGATGCCTACTTGG GCTACGCCGCCGAGTCCCTGTCCCTGTCGGGCAGCCGGGCGCTGGCGCTGGGGGCCCCCCGCTACCGCCACGTTggccgcctcctcctcttccGCCTCCGTGGCCCTCAggatgcctggcagctcgtggccgaTGCCACGGGGCCGCAG GTGGGCTCCTACTTCGGGGCGTCCGTGTGCGCCCTGGACCTCGACGGGGATGGCTCAGCGGACTTGGTGCTGGTGGGGGCCCCCATGTTCTACGGGGCCGGCAGCGGGGGCCGTGTGGCCGTTTGCACCCTGAGGCCAAAG GGCGGACAGCTGCCGTGCCAGCAGACGCTGCAGGGACAGCCCGGCCACCCCTTGGGGCGCTTTGGGGCCAGCCTGGCTCGCCTAGGGGACATCGACGGGGACAGGTGGCCCGAAGTGGTTGTGGGGGCCCCGCTGGAGGACGAGGAGCGGGGGGCCATCTACATCTTCCGTGGGAAGCGGGGTGGCATCACCTCCCAGTACAGCCAG CGCATCTCGGGTGCCCGGTTCTCCAGCGGGCCACGCTATTTTGGCCAGGCCATCAGCAGTGGCCGGGACCTGACGGGGGACAGGCTGCCGGACGTGGCTGTGGGCGCCCAGGGACAGGTCCTGCTGCTCAG GTCCCAGCCACTGCTCAGGGTTCGTGTGACGGTGGCTTTCCAGCCCCAGGAGATCCCCGCGGCCGCATTTGACTGTCAGGAGGAGGAAGTGCTCAAGGGGGAAGTGGCCAGGGCTCACATCTGCTTCCTCAGCACCAAGAAAACCGCTGATAACTTCG GCACCCAACTCTCCACCACCCTCCGGTACCAGGCAGCCCTGGACCCCGGGCGGACAGTGGTCCGGGCCGTCTTTGCCGGCAGTGCCGCCGTCCGCAACGGGACCCTCCAACTGGGTGTGGAAAAGAGGTGCGAGGTCTTCGCCATCACCTTCACG GCGTGCCCGCAGGACACGTTGACCCCGCTGTTGCTGCGCCTCACCTACGACGCCACGGGGAACCCCATCCAAGTGGCCGGGGGCCTGCGGCCAGCCCTGAGCGAGGACTCGGAGATGGTGGCCGTGGGCACG CTCCCTTTTGAGAAGGACTGTGGCACTGACAACATCTGCATCGATGACCTCCAGATGTCCTTCAACTTCTCGGG GCTGGAAACCATCGTGGTAGGGATGACCAGCGTGGTGGACATCACCGTCACCCTCGGCAACCGCGGGGAGGACTCGTACGGGACCACCGTCCAGCTGCAGCACGCCGAGGCCCTCTCCTACCGCAAGGCCGTCGTGCTCCAG TCCTCCAGGAGGTCCCTGTCCCTGAGCTGCAACTCGGAGCCGGCGGAGGGAGCGTGGCGCAGGACCCTCTGCCTCATCAACCACCCCATCTTCCGCCCCGGCACCGAG GTCGTGTTCACCGTCACTCTGGACGTGCCCCACGACGCGGAGCTGGGGAGCGCGTTGGAGGTGGTGGCCAATGCCAGCAG TGCCAACGGGGCGCCGGGCGGCCGGGCGCAGCGCGCCGAGATCCCGGTGAAGTATGACGTCTTCCTCGTCCTCACCAG CGCTCCGGACTCCACCACGTACGTCAACGTCTCGACCCGCGCGGGGGCCCCCACCAGCGCCCCCGTCACCCACCACTACGAG GTGAAGAACTTGGGCCAGCGGGGCCTCCCCATCAACGTCACCTTCCTGGTCCCCATGGCCCTGGGGGGGACCCCGCTGTGGGACAAGGTGGAGGTGACCCCTGACCAG CAGGAGGTGGCGCGGTGCCGCGTCGTGGCCGAGCACCCGGGGGTCCCCCACGACCCCCAGCGGCTGCGGGACCGCCCGCTGCTG GACTGCCCCGAGGCCGCCTGCCGGGAGCTGCAGTGCCGGGTCCGGGAGCTGGAGCCCCGCCAGGCCCTGGGCTTCAGCCTCGGGGGGAGCCTTGCCCTGGGCTGGCTGGCGCCG ACCCGGCAGCCCAAGGTGCTGGTGGTGAGCTCGGCCCAGCTCGTCTACGACACGGGGCGCTACTGGAACACCCGGGGGGGGACCCAGCTCAAG GTGCAGACGGAGGTGGAGCGCCTGGAGACCCCCAACCCGCTGCCCCTCATCCTGGGGGGCACCGTGGGGGGGCTCGTCCTGCTGGGCTTGGTGGCTCTGGTGCTCTACAAg gttGGCTTCTTCAAGCGCCACTACAAGGAGCTCATGGAGAGCGACGGGACCCCCACGGCCCCCCTGGGCGACCCCCAGGGCTGA
- the TGFB1I1 gene encoding transforming growth factor beta-1-induced transcript 1 protein isoform X2 has product MDDLDALLADLETTTSHLARRPVLLTDPPGGAPPTHPPSAPGEDPPRPPPPPYGPVPGGDTEQLYSTVQKARPPRPTPGPPGLGELDRLLRDLNATHSSIADEILAQFPPLKSPEGVKRKDAADGGEVGKSLPSSETPPLPPASATSATQELDKLMASLSDFHLQNSLFAPFHLQPPPKKGVPEGGNLDSMLVLLQSDLSRQGVPTGAKGVCGSCQKPIAGKVVRALGCAWHPEHFVCARCGGELGGGSFFEKDGVPYCPRDYGRLFSPRCARCAQPILDKMVTALDKNWHPEHFCCVKCGQPFGEEGFLEKDGQQYCRQDFAELFSSRCRGCGRPILEGYIAALEGLWHPECFVCRECFAPFVGGSFFEDGGHPYCERHFHARRGSLCRGCGEPIAGRCVTAMAQRFHPEHFVCAFCLRPLSKGTFQEQEGKPYCQPCFLRLFG; this is encoded by the exons ATGGACGACCTGG ACGCCCTATTGGCCGACCTGGAGACGACGACGTCGCACCTCGCCCGGCGGCCGGTGCTGCTGACGGACCCGCCGGGAGGGgcaccccccacacacccaccTTCCGCCCCTGGGGAGGAccccccccggccacccccacccccctatGGCCCA GTGCcagggggggacacggagcaGCTCTACAG CACGGTGCAGAAGGCCCGCCCTCCCCGGCCCACCCCAGGCCCCCCTGGCCTGGGGGAGCTCGACCGGCTCCTCCGCGACCTCAACGCCACCCACAGCTCCATTGCAG ATGAGATCCTGGCCCAGTTTCCCCCCCTGAAGAGCCCCGAGGGGGTGAAGAGGAAGGATGCGGCAGATGGGGGTGAAGTCGGGAAGTCGCTGCC CAGTTCGGagacccccccgctgcccccagcctcagccaCCTCGGCCACCCAGGAGCTGGACAAGCTGATGGCCTCACTCTCCGACTTCCACCT CCAAAACTCTCTTTTTGCCCCTTTCCACCTCCAGCCGCCACCCAAAAAGGGGGTTCCTGAGGGAGGGAACTTGGACTcgatgctggtgctgctgcagtcGGACCTGAGCCGTCAAGGGGTCCCCACGGGAGCAAAGGGGGTTTGTGGGTCCTGCCAGAAGCCCATTGCTgggaag GTGGTGAGGGCTTTGGGGTGCGCCTGGCACCCCGAGCACTTCGTCTGCGCTCGCTgcgggggggagctgggaggcGGCAGCTTCTTCGAGAAGGATGGGGTGCCCTACTGCCCGCGGGACTACGGGCGGCTCTTCTCCCCCCGCTGCGCCCGCTGTGCCCAGCCCATCCTTGAT AAAATGGTGACGGCCCTGGACAAGAACTGGCACCCGGAGCACTTCTGCTGCGTCAAGTGCGGGCAGCCCTTCGGCGAGGAAG GCTTTCTGGAGAAGGATGGCCAGCAGTACTGCCGCCAGGACTTTGCCGAGCTCTTCTCCAGCCGgtgccggggctgcgggcggcccaTCCTGGAGGGCTACATCGCCGCCCTCGAGGGGCTCTGGCATCCCGAGTGCTTCGTCTGCCGG GAGTGCTTCGCGCCCTTCGTGGGGGGCAGCTTCTTCGAGGATGGCGGCCACCCCTACTGCGAGCGGCACTTCCACGCCAGGCGGGGCTCGCTGTGCCGGGGCTGCGGGGAACCCATCGCTGGCCGGTGCGTCACTGCCATGGCCCAACGCTTCCACCCCGAGCACTTCGTCTGCGCCTTCTGCCTCCGGCCCCTCTCCAAGGGCACCTTTCAGGAGCAGGAGGGCAAGCCCTACTGCCAGCCATGCTTCCTCCGCCTCTTCGGGTGA
- the TGFB1I1 gene encoding transforming growth factor beta-1-induced transcript 1 protein isoform X1, which translates to MGARVHGCCYGWVPRHLGPWVPGSSPGHPRPSPHPQDALLADLETTTSHLARRPVLLTDPPGGAPPTHPPSAPGEDPPRPPPPPYGPVPGGDTEQLYSTVQKARPPRPTPGPPGLGELDRLLRDLNATHSSIADEILAQFPPLKSPEGVKRKDAADGGEVGKSLPPRSETPPLPPASATSATQELDKLMASLSDFHLHRTPPPKKGVPEGGNLDSMLVLLQSDLSRQGVPTGAKGVCGSCQKPIAGKVVRALGCAWHPEHFVCARCGGELGGGSFFEKDGVPYCPRDYGRLFSPRCARCAQPILDKMVTALDKNWHPEHFCCVKCGQPFGEEGFLEKDGQQYCRQDFAELFSSRCRGCGRPILEGYIAALEGLWHPECFVCRECFAPFVGGSFFEDGGHPYCERHFHARRGSLCRGCGEPIAGRCVTAMAQRFHPEHFVCAFCLRPLSKGTFQEQEGKPYCQPCFLRLFG; encoded by the exons ATGGGTGCCCGGGTCCATGGGTGCTGTTATGGATGGGtgcccagacacctgggtccatGGGTGCCTGGGTCATCCCCCGGACACCCGCGTCCCTCACCCCACCCCCAAGACGCCCTATTGGCCGACCTGGAGACGACGACGTCGCACCTCGCCCGGCGGCCGGTGCTGCTGACGGACCCGCCGGGAGGGgcaccccccacacacccaccTTCCGCCCCTGGGGAGGAccccccccggccacccccacccccctatGGCCCA GTGCcagggggggacacggagcaGCTCTACAG CACGGTGCAGAAGGCCCGCCCTCCCCGGCCCACCCCAGGCCCCCCTGGCCTGGGGGAGCTCGACCGGCTCCTCCGCGACCTCAACGCCACCCACAGCTCCATTGCAG ATGAGATCCTGGCCCAGTTTCCCCCCCTGAAGAGCCCCGAGGGGGTGAAGAGGAAGGATGCGGCAGATGGGGGTGAAGTCGGGAAGTCGCTGCCGCCTCG TTCGGagacccccccgctgcccccagcctcagccaCCTCGGCCACCCAGGAGCTGGACAAGCTGATGGCCTCACTCTCCGACTTCCACCTCCACCGCACT CCGCCACCCAAAAAGGGGGTTCCTGAGGGAGGGAACTTGGACTcgatgctggtgctgctgcagtcGGACCTGAGCCGTCAAGGGGTCCCCACGGGAGCAAAGGGGGTTTGTGGGTCCTGCCAGAAGCCCATTGCTgggaag GTGGTGAGGGCTTTGGGGTGCGCCTGGCACCCCGAGCACTTCGTCTGCGCTCGCTgcgggggggagctgggaggcGGCAGCTTCTTCGAGAAGGATGGGGTGCCCTACTGCCCGCGGGACTACGGGCGGCTCTTCTCCCCCCGCTGCGCCCGCTGTGCCCAGCCCATCCTTGAT AAAATGGTGACGGCCCTGGACAAGAACTGGCACCCGGAGCACTTCTGCTGCGTCAAGTGCGGGCAGCCCTTCGGCGAGGAAG GCTTTCTGGAGAAGGATGGCCAGCAGTACTGCCGCCAGGACTTTGCCGAGCTCTTCTCCAGCCGgtgccggggctgcgggcggcccaTCCTGGAGGGCTACATCGCCGCCCTCGAGGGGCTCTGGCATCCCGAGTGCTTCGTCTGCCGG GAGTGCTTCGCGCCCTTCGTGGGGGGCAGCTTCTTCGAGGATGGCGGCCACCCCTACTGCGAGCGGCACTTCCACGCCAGGCGGGGCTCGCTGTGCCGGGGCTGCGGGGAACCCATCGCTGGCCGGTGCGTCACTGCCATGGCCCAACGCTTCCACCCCGAGCACTTCGTCTGCGCCTTCTGCCTCCGGCCCCTCTCCAAGGGCACCTTTCAGGAGCAGGAGGGCAAGCCCTACTGCCAGCCATGCTTCCTCCGCCTCTTCGGGTGA